Proteins encoded in a region of the Poecilia reticulata strain Guanapo linkage group LG14, Guppy_female_1.0+MT, whole genome shotgun sequence genome:
- the LOC103475800 gene encoding sorting nexin-19-like isoform X3, with amino-acid sequence MDHHVFGFCYLRQSTGLHCSSSLTSSDFRGHLTIRSSLCPLLVACNTQQLDHKLTLHTTWRWIPSVAVGTTHSSTGKDIIFHIFVMPSSKSSTHWTLLELFGQRRLLGFGAILAWLILFHLLVNVWLLCVFTSLLVVLGGWLGSRAALDANSFLHLEHFLPLGKVNXPLCSPEHEWRLNHEIHCAVHKAVRDFVSSWYRTLLPEVEGEFERAVRHSMLESVMELKERARRVDRKALVQRLLELYGCHLQSYMTVRQIQSAQKESSGLWQLYSKVESPHPAVSSSTTELNYARALVKLVLHVLVPYPQMETRTGGYMVTELITCNVLLPLISRVSDPDWLNQTIVDIFTKTRESQDISVDDPSVHALYKCHEHEESWTTCKSLSVSDQTDFSSKNTSVDLDEPRSQSAISGSDSSQSSLVSLTSTRRTSSYQAGLNTPSKVNCCPLTSGQYKQSSETKTVSADPLIHSDSDDDLRGSVCDCTPTTNLCNLLPVNDEEACGCFRPLRNFGSKVVEPKDSQWPAGIAQDKSPVCPPKKLCLTSYSFDLSSGPTTXPFRVQNVCISGTVNVMEQRSTGTHPYTLYTLQFETVAEGDCTAAAPPAVGHSVNRRYSEFLNLQARLEEKPELRKLIRNVKGPKKIFPDLSFGSQDSEKVEARKSQLDIFLKQLNSIPETANSEDVQEFLAINSDVCTYFGRKPLTKSRIDKMMENALDTLRTAFPHPELFSPTEDIEGDTDGRTMDYRKYRHSCGRCCFEHFVPADEGSLELAVHREHPEGHQTSLWHLH; translated from the exons gaCATCATCTTCCATATTTTTGTGATGCCCTCTTCAAAGAGCTCCACTCACTGGACTTTGCTGGAGTTATTYGGCCAGCGGAGGCTCTTGGGTTTCGGCGCCATACTGGCATGGCTCATCCTTTTCCATCTGCTGGTGAATGTGTGGCTGCTCTGCGTCTTCACCAGCCTCCTGGTGGTTCTTGGTGGTTGGCTCGGGTCCCGAGCTGCCCTGGACGCTAACAGCTTCCTACATCTGGAGCATTTTTTACCCCTGGGGAAAGTTAACCYTCCTCTGTGTTCCCCTGAGCATGAGTGGAGGCTGAACCATGAGATCCACTGTGCGGTCCACAAGGCAGTACGYGACTTTGTGTCTTCGTGGTACCGCACCCTGCTTCCTGAGGTGGAAGGAGAGTTTGAACGAGCCGTGCGTCACTCGATGCTGGAGTCTGTGATGGAACTGAAGGAGCGTGCGCGGCGAGTGGACAGGAAAGCTCTGGTTCAGCGGCTCTTGGAGCTGTATGGCTGCCACCTGCAGAGCTACATGACTGTCAGGCAGATCCAGTCGGCGCAGAAGGAGAGCAGTGGCCTGTGGCAGCTCTACAGTAAAGTSGAGTCTCCTCATCCAGCCGTGAGCAGTTCCACCACTGAGCTCAACTACGCCAGAGCTTTGGTTAAACTTGTGTTGCATGTTCTCGTCCCATACCCTCAGATGGAAACGAGGACYGGGGGTTACATGGTGACGGAGCTCATCACCTGCAATGTGCTGTTGCCGTTGATAAGCAGGGTTTCCGATCCCGACTGGCTCAATCAGACCATCGTGGACATATTCACCAAAACCAGAGAATCGCAGGATATTAGCGTGGATGACCCCTCTGTTCATGCACTGTATaaatgtcatgaacatgagGAGTCGTGGACTACTTGCAAGTCACTGTCCGTCTCCGATCAGACCGATTTCAGCTCCAAGAACACCTCTGTTGATTTAGATGAGCCTCGGAGCCAGAGTGCGATCTCTGGGTCGGACTCGTCTCAAAGCAGCCTGGTCAGCCTGACGTCTACCAGACGAACGTCCAGCTACCAAGCAGGCTTAAACACACCGTCCAAGGTGAACTGCTGCCCGCTCACATCGGGCCAGTATAAACAGTCATCAGAGACCAAAACCGTTTCTGCAGATCCACTTATCCATTCGGACTCAGACGATGACCTGAGAGGAAGTGTTTGCGACTGCACTCCCACCACCAACCTCTGCAACCTTCTCCCCGTAAATGATGAAGAAGCCTGCGGTTGTTTTCGACCTCTGAGAAATTTTGGATCGAAAGTGGTTGAGCCCAAAGACTCCCAGTGGCCAGCTGGCATTGCGCAGGACAAATCCCCAGTTTGCCCCCCCAAAAAGCTTTGCCTGACCTCGTACAGCTTCGACCTGTCCAGCGGCCCGACTACGGYGCCATTCAGAGTCCAGAACGTTTGCATTTCTGGCACAGTCAATGTGATGGAGCAGCGGAGCACCGGCACACATCCCTACACACTCTACACTCTCCAG tttgagaCGGTGGCTGAAGGCGACTGCACAGCCGCTGCGCCACCGGCAGTTGGTCACTCTGTTAACCGCAGATACAGCGAGTTCCTCAACCTGCAAGCACGCTTGGAGGAGAAGCCGGAGCTCAGGAAACTAATCCGAA ATGTCAAAGGcccaaagaaaatatttcctgaCCTTTCTTTTGGCAGCCAGGACAGCGAGAAGGTTGAAGCTCGTAAAAGCCAGCTGGATATCTTCCTGAAG CAATTAAACAGCATTCCTGAGACAGCCAACAGTGAAGACGTGCAGGAGTTCCTGGCCATCAACTCAGACGTTTGCACGTATTTTGGAAGAAAGCCATTAACAAAGTCAAGAATTGATAAG ATGATGGAAAATGCTTTAGACACTCTGAGGACAGCATTCCCTCATCCTGAGCTTTTCAGTCCAACCGAGGACATTGAGGGTGATACTGACGGAAGAACAATGGACTACAGAAAGTACAG ACACAGCTGTGGCAGATGTtgctttgaacattttgtgcCTGCTGATGAAGGATCACTGGAGCTGGCTGTGCACAGAGAACATCCAGAAGGCCATCAGACTTCTCTTTGGCACCTTCATTGa
- the LOC103475800 gene encoding sorting nexin-19-like isoform X2 encodes MPSSKSSTHWTLLELFGQRRLLGFGAILAWLILFHLLVNVWLLCVFTSLLVVLGGWLGSRAALDANSFLHLEHFLPLGKVNXPLCSPEHEWRLNHEIHCAVHKAVRDFVSSWYRTLLPEVEGEFERAVRHSMLESVMELKERARRVDRKALVQRLLELYGCHLQSYMTVRQIQSAQKESSGLWQLYSKVESPHPAVSSSTTELNYARALVKLVLHVLVPYPQMETRTGGYMVTELITCNVLLPLISRVSDPDWLNQTIVDIFTKTRESQDISVDDPSVHALYKCHEHEESWTTCKSLSVSDQTDFSSKNTSVDLDEPRSQSAISGSDSSQSSLVSLTSTRRTSSYQAGLNTPSKVNCCPLTSGQYKQSSETKTVSADPLIHSDSDDDLRGSVCDCTPTTNLCNLLPVNDEEACGCFRPLRNFGSKVVEPKDSQWPAGIAQDKSPVCPPKKLCLTSYSFDLSSGPTTXPFRVQNVCISGTVNVMEQRSTGTHPYTLYTLQFETVAEGDCTAAAPPAVGHSVNRRYSEFLNLQARLEEKPELRKLIRNVKGPKKIFPDLSFGSQDSEKVEARKSQLDIFLKQLNSIPETANSEDVQEFLAINSDVCTYFGRKPLTKSRIDKMMENALDTLRTAFPHPELFSPTEDIEGDTDGRTMDYRKYRRLFPSKVSPSLNIPDLHPKATYCFSEGSSVLNGMSLCGLENFVREQERLIGGPNVTETVKPSYELKAKDKKISGKTHGTDTAVADVALNILCLLMKDHWSWLCTENIQKAIRLLFGTFIERWLDIFAAHLTSAPCWVIYLQVLQEAVWPGGTLPAQPRPERSAAEKKETKEQCLNCLMQLLPELIADMLGSEKYRLSLETMLESLQDYQINKHLIYSICDLLLEFLIPESNDVTFQRSLLQSLTKDTERNSLHM; translated from the exons ATGCCCTCTTCAAAGAGCTCCACTCACTGGACTTTGCTGGAGTTATTYGGCCAGCGGAGGCTCTTGGGTTTCGGCGCCATACTGGCATGGCTCATCCTTTTCCATCTGCTGGTGAATGTGTGGCTGCTCTGCGTCTTCACCAGCCTCCTGGTGGTTCTTGGTGGTTGGCTCGGGTCCCGAGCTGCCCTGGACGCTAACAGCTTCCTACATCTGGAGCATTTTTTACCCCTGGGGAAAGTTAACCYTCCTCTGTGTTCCCCTGAGCATGAGTGGAGGCTGAACCATGAGATCCACTGTGCGGTCCACAAGGCAGTACGYGACTTTGTGTCTTCGTGGTACCGCACCCTGCTTCCTGAGGTGGAAGGAGAGTTTGAACGAGCCGTGCGTCACTCGATGCTGGAGTCTGTGATGGAACTGAAGGAGCGTGCGCGGCGAGTGGACAGGAAAGCTCTGGTTCAGCGGCTCTTGGAGCTGTATGGCTGCCACCTGCAGAGCTACATGACTGTCAGGCAGATCCAGTCGGCGCAGAAGGAGAGCAGTGGCCTGTGGCAGCTCTACAGTAAAGTSGAGTCTCCTCATCCAGCCGTGAGCAGTTCCACCACTGAGCTCAACTACGCCAGAGCTTTGGTTAAACTTGTGTTGCATGTTCTCGTCCCATACCCTCAGATGGAAACGAGGACYGGGGGTTACATGGTGACGGAGCTCATCACCTGCAATGTGCTGTTGCCGTTGATAAGCAGGGTTTCCGATCCCGACTGGCTCAATCAGACCATCGTGGACATATTCACCAAAACCAGAGAATCGCAGGATATTAGCGTGGATGACCCCTCTGTTCATGCACTGTATaaatgtcatgaacatgagGAGTCGTGGACTACTTGCAAGTCACTGTCCGTCTCCGATCAGACCGATTTCAGCTCCAAGAACACCTCTGTTGATTTAGATGAGCCTCGGAGCCAGAGTGCGATCTCTGGGTCGGACTCGTCTCAAAGCAGCCTGGTCAGCCTGACGTCTACCAGACGAACGTCCAGCTACCAAGCAGGCTTAAACACACCGTCCAAGGTGAACTGCTGCCCGCTCACATCGGGCCAGTATAAACAGTCATCAGAGACCAAAACCGTTTCTGCAGATCCACTTATCCATTCGGACTCAGACGATGACCTGAGAGGAAGTGTTTGCGACTGCACTCCCACCACCAACCTCTGCAACCTTCTCCCCGTAAATGATGAAGAAGCCTGCGGTTGTTTTCGACCTCTGAGAAATTTTGGATCGAAAGTGGTTGAGCCCAAAGACTCCCAGTGGCCAGCTGGCATTGCGCAGGACAAATCCCCAGTTTGCCCCCCCAAAAAGCTTTGCCTGACCTCGTACAGCTTCGACCTGTCCAGCGGCCCGACTACGGYGCCATTCAGAGTCCAGAACGTTTGCATTTCTGGCACAGTCAATGTGATGGAGCAGCGGAGCACCGGCACACATCCCTACACACTCTACACTCTCCAG tttgagaCGGTGGCTGAAGGCGACTGCACAGCCGCTGCGCCACCGGCAGTTGGTCACTCTGTTAACCGCAGATACAGCGAGTTCCTCAACCTGCAAGCACGCTTGGAGGAGAAGCCGGAGCTCAGGAAACTAATCCGAA ATGTCAAAGGcccaaagaaaatatttcctgaCCTTTCTTTTGGCAGCCAGGACAGCGAGAAGGTTGAAGCTCGTAAAAGCCAGCTGGATATCTTCCTGAAG CAATTAAACAGCATTCCTGAGACAGCCAACAGTGAAGACGTGCAGGAGTTCCTGGCCATCAACTCAGACGTTTGCACGTATTTTGGAAGAAAGCCATTAACAAAGTCAAGAATTGATAAG ATGATGGAAAATGCTTTAGACACTCTGAGGACAGCATTCCCTCATCCTGAGCTTTTCAGTCCAACCGAGGACATTGAGGGTGATACTGACGGAAGAACAATGGACTACAGAAAGTACAG GAGGCTTTTCCCAAGTAAAGTTTCTCCATCGCTCAATATTCCAGATCTCCATCCTAAAGCGACATACTGCTTCAGTGAAGGCAGCTCT GTGCTCAATGGCATGTCACTGTGTGGCCTGGAGAACTTCGTCAGAGAACAGGAAAGACTTATTGGTGGGCCAAACGTGACAGAAACGGTCAAGCCGAGCTACGAGCTGAAAGCTAAAGACAAGAAGATATCAGGGAAAACTCATGGGACAG ACACAGCTGTGGCAGATGTtgctttgaacattttgtgcCTGCTGATGAAGGATCACTGGAGCTGGCTGTGCACAGAGAACATCCAGAAGGCCATCAGACTTCTCTTTGGCACCTTCATTGaaag ATGGCTGGACATATTYGCTGCCCACCtaaccagcgccccctgctgggtgATTTACCTCCAGGTCCTGCAAGAAGCTGTGTGGCCRGGTGGGACRCTGCCTGCTCAACCCCGGCCTGAACGAAGTGCtgctgaaaaaaaggaaaccaagGAGCAATGTCTGAACTGCCTTATGCAGCTGCTTCCTG AGCTAATAGCTGATATGTTGGGAAGCGAGAAGTACAGACTGAGCTTGGAGACCATGCTGGAG